From the Lepisosteus oculatus isolate fLepOcu1 chromosome 1, fLepOcu1.hap2, whole genome shotgun sequence genome, one window contains:
- the scpp1 gene encoding secretory calcium-binding phosphoprotein 1 codes for MSRIMKTILLLFCLLGMGYTLPIPQEDVILASGKNSSAIEEEFHFNGNITLLSLDRDVSGRGNGDSKSSSESKSSSEEDSDSSSEEQSGDNGGSGDTLSIRDAGLFENGTTTYVSYIFRDFSGDDSYGEDKVNHEIRVPVIEGNVQNTAAIRNLTNEVRGFESTRADTRDGNLKYFSVQKSVEAQDNEVLLFAKPGEREMSKTPYEKRHSDDKAENAADLFTFQETIDNYDFDDEGMQGDDPSGSSSHTSANKSSRESKDTSDSCKSSDSSDSSDSSSSCSSSDSSDSSSSCSSSDSSDSSDSSDSSSSCSSSDSSDSSDSSDSSSSCSSSDSSDSSDSSDSSDSSDSSSCSSSDSSDSSDSSDSSDSSDSSSCSSSDSSDSSDSSDSSDSSSSCSSSDSSDSSDSSDSSSSCSSSDSSDSSDSSSSCSSSDSSDSSDSSSCSSSDSSDSSDSSDSSSSCSSSDSSDSSDSSDSSDSSSCSSSDSSDSSDSSDSSDSSDSSDSSDSCGSSDSSDSSDSDSSDSSDSCNTSNHSDNGSDHNSSSQEKK; via the exons ATGAGCAGGATCATGAAGACCATTTTGCTTCTATTTTGCTTGTTAGGGATGGGCTACACACTTCCA attcCCCAAGAAGATGTCATTCTT GCAAGTGGTAAAAACAGCAGTGCCATAGAAGAAGAG TTCCACTTCAATGGGAATATCACTCTTCTCAGCCTGGATAGAGATGTTTCTGGGAGAGGAAACGGGGATTCTAAAAGCAGTTCTGAGTCAAAAAGCAGTTCAGAGGAGGATTCTGACAGCAGTTCTGAGGAGCAGTCTGGTGACAATGGTGGTTCAGGAGACACTTTGAGTATTAGAGACGCTGGTTTATTTGAAAACGGTACAACGACTTATGTCAGTTACATATTCAGAGACTTCAGTGGTGATGACAGCTATGGTGAAGATAAAGTAAATCATGAAATCAGAGTTCCTGTCATAGAGGGAAATGTACAGAACACGGCTGCCATTAGAAATCTCACAAATGAAGTACGTGGTTTTGAAAGCACTAGGGCAGATACAAGAGATGGAaatcttaaatattttagtgttcaGAAAAGTGTAGAAGCCCAAGATAATGAAGTGCTCTTATTTGCAAAGCCTGGGGAACGTGAAATGAGTAAGACACCCTATGAAAAACGACATAGCGATGATAAAGCAGAGAATGCTGCTGATCTATTCACCTTCCAAGAAACAATAGACAACTATGACTTTGACGACGAAGGCATGCAGGGAGATGATCCCAGTGGTTCTTCATCTCACACTAGTGCCAATAAAAGTTCCAGAGAATCAAAAGACACCAGTGACTCTTGCAAGTCCAGTGATTCTAGTGACTCCAGTGATTCTAGTTCTTCATGTAGCTCAAGTGACTCCAGTGATTCCAGCTCTTCATGTAGCTCAAGTGACTCCAGTGATTCCAGTGACTCTAGTGATTCCAGTTCTTCATGTAGCTCAAGTGACTCCAGTGATTCCAGTGACTCTAGTGATTCCAGTTCTTCATGTAGCTCAAGTGACTCCAGTGATTCCAGTGACTCTAGTGATTCCAGTGATTCTAGTGATTCCAGTTCGTGTAGCTCAAGTGACTCCAGTGATTCTAGTGACTCTAGTGACTCCAGTGATTCTAGTGATTCCAGTTCGTGTAGCTCAAGTGACTCCAGTGATTCTAGTGACTCCAGTGACTCCAGTGATTCTAGTTCTTCATGTAGCTCAAGTGACTCCAGTGACTCTAGTGACTCTAGTGATTCCAGTTCCTCATGTAGCTCAAGTGACTCTAGTGACTCTAGTGATTCCAGTTCTTCATGTAGCTCAAGTGACTCCAGTGATTCCAGTGATTCTAGTTCGTGTAGCTCAAGTGACTCCAGTGATTCTAGTGACTCTAGTGATTCCAGCTCTTCATGTAGCTCAAGCGACTCCAGTGACTCCAGTGATTCTAGTGACTCCAGTGATTCCAGTTCGTGTAGCTCAAGTGACTCTAGTGACTCCAGTGATTCCAGTGACTCCAGTGACTCCAGTGATTCCAGTGATTCCAGTGACTCATGTGGCTCAAGTGACTCCAGTGACTCCAGTGACTCTGACTCCTCAGACTCCAGTGACTCATGCAACACCTCCAATCACTCAGATAATGGCTCTGATCATAACAGTAGCAGTCAGGAGAAGAAATAA